The following proteins come from a genomic window of Oncorhynchus gorbuscha isolate QuinsamMale2020 ecotype Even-year unplaced genomic scaffold, OgorEven_v1.0 Un_scaffold_1940, whole genome shotgun sequence:
- the LOC124024590 gene encoding transmembrane protease serine 6-like isoform X2, whose translation MALGHGSKKSRSCDLEVSPAPVDLSLEWVGPGNKASMTPSKMLRRPCRCLLAFLIIVTIIILSGGATLAWYFLEYRVWVLEPRVQQQYTARLSILNRNYSSGLSSHTSPAFTAQAKEVQDMVRRIVKGSDLSRYFNSTKVFAFGEGSVVAHFWLVLSVPDSHVGKVTMERVSSCLHSLLGAYRESDREETANYGEYLLHLPSFSITDCYRYQVVSSSTAVAMRGPNTQRSSCLWHLRAPQGSSTQSFRLELRMEWLLPECRDRLAVYDGLTPTDTHLITSLYGCSRQERVVHVLSSGEWMTVVWKQGLYNYKDPFSLSAQAWTTEMCSSNIELQPVSGVQGSLRTPFYPSYYPPDTNCTWTFTVPSADYGLSLEYEGYELSRANYNQACTQGQWMVQNRRFCGTRGLQPYAERLYLLSTATRVIMTSEVSITGPGLQVHYSLFNQSDPCPGQFLCTLNGLCVPSCDGIKDCPNGLDERNCVCTAQYQCPEDSQCVDYFKVCDQHPDCLEAMDEENCTEGVQCTDRTYVCADGTCLKKPNPECDFITDCPDASDERHCDCGLRQFTSRVVGGVNATEGEWPWQVSLQIGGRHVCGGALVSSQWVVSAAHCFYDDRLSPRAWTVYLGKFLLNRSSQMEDAIRVQQILLHQYYDDETHDYDLALLRLERPAAPGTLAQPACLPSPTHQQEPELLCWVTGWGALREGGTPSNVLQKVDVRLVSEEACFRSYGYMVTPRMLCAGYRSGEKDACQGDSGGPLVCQENSGRWFLAGVVSWGKGCGRADYYGVYTRVTKLTGWIKEHISGPG comes from the exons ATGGCGCTCGGGCACGGCTCCAAAAAGTCTCGCTCCTGTGATTTGGAGGTTTCACCAGCTCCCGTGGACCTGTCATTGGAATGG gTGGGGCCCGGTAACAAAGCCTCCATGACGCCCTCTAAGATGTTGAGACGACCCTGCAGGTGTCTCCTAGCCTTCCTTATCATcgtcaccatcatcatcctctcGGGAGGAGCAACTCTGGCATGGTACTTCCTGG agtACAGGGTATGGGTACTGGAGCCCAGGGTACAACAGCAGTATACTGCTAGACTCTCTATCCTCAACAGGAACTattcctctggtctctcctctcacacCAGCCCAGCCTTCACAGCCCAGGCAAAGGAAGTACAAGACATG gtgaGGAGGATAGTGAAGGGCTCAGACCTATCTCGCTACTTCAACTCCACCAAAGTCTTTGCTTTTGG GGAGGGAAGTGTGGTGGCACACTTCTGGCTGGTACTGTCAGTCCCCGACAGCCATGTTGGTAAGGTAACTATGGAGCGAGTCAGCAGCTGCCTACACAGTCTACTAGGGGCctacagagagagcgacagagaggagactgctaactATGGAGAATATCTGTtgcatcttccctctttctctatcacaG ACTGCTACAGGTACCAGGTGGTCAGCTCCAGCACAGCGGTGGCTATGAGGGGGCCTAACACCCAGCGCTCGTCCTGCCTTTGGCACCTCAGGGCCCCGCAAGGTTCCAGCACCCAGAGTTTCAGACTGGAGCTGAGGATGGAGTGGCTGCTACCAGAGTGTAGAGATAGACTGGCTGTCTATGATGGTTTAACACCTACTGATACTCACCTCATCACCTC tCTGTATGGCTGCAGCAGACAAGAGCGTGTTGTTCATGTGTTGTCATCAGGAGAGTGGATGACAGTGGTCTGGAAACAGGGTCTCTACAACTACAAAGACCCCTTCTCCCTGTCTGCACAGGCCTGGACCACTGAAA tGTGTTCCTCCAACATAGAGCTGCAGCCAGTATCAGGGGTACAGGGTAGTCTACGTACCCCCTTCTATCCCAGCTACTACCCACCAGACACCAACTGTACCTGGACATTCACT gtGCCCTCTGCAGACTATGGACTATCACTGGAGTATGAAGGTTATGAGCTGAGCAGGGCCAACTATAACCAGGCCTGTACACAGGGACAGTGGATGGTACAGaaccgcag GTTCTGTGGGACGAGAGGTCTCCAGCCGTATGCTGAGCGCCTCTACCTTCTCTCCACGGCAACCAGAGTTATCATGACGTCCGAGGTGTCAATCACAGGGCCTGGACTCCAGGTCCACTACAGCCTCTTCAACCAATCAGATC cctgtcctggtcagttcctgtgtACTCTAAATGGTCTGTGTGTTCCATCCTGTGACGGCATCAAAGACTGCCCCAACGGACTGGACGAGAGGAACTGTG tgtgtacagcccagtaccaGTGTCCAGAGGACAGTCAGTGTGTTGACTACTTCAAGGTGTGTGACCAGCACCCAGACTGCCTTGAGGCCATGGATGAAGAGAACTGCACAGAgg gtgtacagtgtacagacaggacgTATGTGTGTGCTGACGGGACGTGTCTGAAGAAGCCCAACCCAGAGTGTGACTTCATCACCGACTGTCCTGATGCCTCCGATGAGAGACACTGTg ACTGTGGTCTGAGGCAATTCACCAGTCGCGTTGTGGGAGGAGTCAACGCTACTGAAGGGGAGTGGCCATGGCAGGTCAGCCTTCAGATCGGTGGACGTCATGTCTGTGGGGGGGCTCTGGTCTCCAGCCAATGGGTGGTGTCCGCTGCCCACTGTTTCTACGATGACCG tctctctcccagagCGTGGACGGTCTACCTAGGTAAGTTCCTATTGAACCGCAGCAGTCAGATGGAGGATGCCATTCGGGTGCAACAGATCCTGCTGCACCAGTACTACGATGACGAGACACACGATTATGACTTGGCTTTGCTGCGACTGGAGAGACCTGCAGCCCCAGGCACCCTGGCCCAGCCCGCCTGCCTGCCGTCACCTACACACCAGCAAGAACCTGAACTACTCTGTTGGGTCACGGGCTGGGGGGCGCTACGtgaaggag GCACTCCCAGTAACGTGCTGCAGAAGGTGGACGTGCGTCTGGTGAGCGAGGAGGCCTGCTTCCGTTCCTACGGTTACATGGTCACTCCCAGGATGTTGTGTGCCGGCTACCGCAGCGGAGAGAAGGATGCCTGTCAG gGTGACTCGGGCGGTCCGTTGGTCTGCCAGGAGAACTCGGGTCGTTGGTTCCTAGCGGGCGTGGTCAGCTGGGGAAAGGGGTGTGGCCGGGCCGACTACTACGGCGTCTACACCCGCGTCACCAAACTCACCGGCTGGATCAAAGAACACATCTCTGGACCTGGCTGA
- the LOC124024590 gene encoding transmembrane protease serine 6-like isoform X1: MALGHGSKKSRSCDLEVSPAPVDLSLEWVGPGNKASMTPSKMLRRPCRCLLAFLIIVTIIILSGGATLAWYFLEYRVWVLEPRVQQQYTARLSILNRNYSSGLSSHTSPAFTAQAKEVQDMVRRIVKGSDLSRYFNSTKVFAFGEGSVVAHFWLVLSVPDSHVGKVTMERVSSCLHSLLGAYRESDREETANYGEYLLHLPSFSITETDPKVVELLKASFDCYRYQVVSSSTAVAMRGPNTQRSSCLWHLRAPQGSSTQSFRLELRMEWLLPECRDRLAVYDGLTPTDTHLITSLYGCSRQERVVHVLSSGEWMTVVWKQGLYNYKDPFSLSAQAWTTEMCSSNIELQPVSGVQGSLRTPFYPSYYPPDTNCTWTFTVPSADYGLSLEYEGYELSRANYNQACTQGQWMVQNRRFCGTRGLQPYAERLYLLSTATRVIMTSEVSITGPGLQVHYSLFNQSDPCPGQFLCTLNGLCVPSCDGIKDCPNGLDERNCVCTAQYQCPEDSQCVDYFKVCDQHPDCLEAMDEENCTEGVQCTDRTYVCADGTCLKKPNPECDFITDCPDASDERHCDCGLRQFTSRVVGGVNATEGEWPWQVSLQIGGRHVCGGALVSSQWVVSAAHCFYDDRLSPRAWTVYLGKFLLNRSSQMEDAIRVQQILLHQYYDDETHDYDLALLRLERPAAPGTLAQPACLPSPTHQQEPELLCWVTGWGALREGGTPSNVLQKVDVRLVSEEACFRSYGYMVTPRMLCAGYRSGEKDACQGDSGGPLVCQENSGRWFLAGVVSWGKGCGRADYYGVYTRVTKLTGWIKEHISGPG; the protein is encoded by the exons ATGGCGCTCGGGCACGGCTCCAAAAAGTCTCGCTCCTGTGATTTGGAGGTTTCACCAGCTCCCGTGGACCTGTCATTGGAATGG gTGGGGCCCGGTAACAAAGCCTCCATGACGCCCTCTAAGATGTTGAGACGACCCTGCAGGTGTCTCCTAGCCTTCCTTATCATcgtcaccatcatcatcctctcGGGAGGAGCAACTCTGGCATGGTACTTCCTGG agtACAGGGTATGGGTACTGGAGCCCAGGGTACAACAGCAGTATACTGCTAGACTCTCTATCCTCAACAGGAACTattcctctggtctctcctctcacacCAGCCCAGCCTTCACAGCCCAGGCAAAGGAAGTACAAGACATG gtgaGGAGGATAGTGAAGGGCTCAGACCTATCTCGCTACTTCAACTCCACCAAAGTCTTTGCTTTTGG GGAGGGAAGTGTGGTGGCACACTTCTGGCTGGTACTGTCAGTCCCCGACAGCCATGTTGGTAAGGTAACTATGGAGCGAGTCAGCAGCTGCCTACACAGTCTACTAGGGGCctacagagagagcgacagagaggagactgctaactATGGAGAATATCTGTtgcatcttccctctttctctatcacaG AAACAGACCCCAAAGTTGTAGAACTTTTGAAAGCTTCATTTG ACTGCTACAGGTACCAGGTGGTCAGCTCCAGCACAGCGGTGGCTATGAGGGGGCCTAACACCCAGCGCTCGTCCTGCCTTTGGCACCTCAGGGCCCCGCAAGGTTCCAGCACCCAGAGTTTCAGACTGGAGCTGAGGATGGAGTGGCTGCTACCAGAGTGTAGAGATAGACTGGCTGTCTATGATGGTTTAACACCTACTGATACTCACCTCATCACCTC tCTGTATGGCTGCAGCAGACAAGAGCGTGTTGTTCATGTGTTGTCATCAGGAGAGTGGATGACAGTGGTCTGGAAACAGGGTCTCTACAACTACAAAGACCCCTTCTCCCTGTCTGCACAGGCCTGGACCACTGAAA tGTGTTCCTCCAACATAGAGCTGCAGCCAGTATCAGGGGTACAGGGTAGTCTACGTACCCCCTTCTATCCCAGCTACTACCCACCAGACACCAACTGTACCTGGACATTCACT gtGCCCTCTGCAGACTATGGACTATCACTGGAGTATGAAGGTTATGAGCTGAGCAGGGCCAACTATAACCAGGCCTGTACACAGGGACAGTGGATGGTACAGaaccgcag GTTCTGTGGGACGAGAGGTCTCCAGCCGTATGCTGAGCGCCTCTACCTTCTCTCCACGGCAACCAGAGTTATCATGACGTCCGAGGTGTCAATCACAGGGCCTGGACTCCAGGTCCACTACAGCCTCTTCAACCAATCAGATC cctgtcctggtcagttcctgtgtACTCTAAATGGTCTGTGTGTTCCATCCTGTGACGGCATCAAAGACTGCCCCAACGGACTGGACGAGAGGAACTGTG tgtgtacagcccagtaccaGTGTCCAGAGGACAGTCAGTGTGTTGACTACTTCAAGGTGTGTGACCAGCACCCAGACTGCCTTGAGGCCATGGATGAAGAGAACTGCACAGAgg gtgtacagtgtacagacaggacgTATGTGTGTGCTGACGGGACGTGTCTGAAGAAGCCCAACCCAGAGTGTGACTTCATCACCGACTGTCCTGATGCCTCCGATGAGAGACACTGTg ACTGTGGTCTGAGGCAATTCACCAGTCGCGTTGTGGGAGGAGTCAACGCTACTGAAGGGGAGTGGCCATGGCAGGTCAGCCTTCAGATCGGTGGACGTCATGTCTGTGGGGGGGCTCTGGTCTCCAGCCAATGGGTGGTGTCCGCTGCCCACTGTTTCTACGATGACCG tctctctcccagagCGTGGACGGTCTACCTAGGTAAGTTCCTATTGAACCGCAGCAGTCAGATGGAGGATGCCATTCGGGTGCAACAGATCCTGCTGCACCAGTACTACGATGACGAGACACACGATTATGACTTGGCTTTGCTGCGACTGGAGAGACCTGCAGCCCCAGGCACCCTGGCCCAGCCCGCCTGCCTGCCGTCACCTACACACCAGCAAGAACCTGAACTACTCTGTTGGGTCACGGGCTGGGGGGCGCTACGtgaaggag GCACTCCCAGTAACGTGCTGCAGAAGGTGGACGTGCGTCTGGTGAGCGAGGAGGCCTGCTTCCGTTCCTACGGTTACATGGTCACTCCCAGGATGTTGTGTGCCGGCTACCGCAGCGGAGAGAAGGATGCCTGTCAG gGTGACTCGGGCGGTCCGTTGGTCTGCCAGGAGAACTCGGGTCGTTGGTTCCTAGCGGGCGTGGTCAGCTGGGGAAAGGGGTGTGGCCGGGCCGACTACTACGGCGTCTACACCCGCGTCACCAAACTCACCGGCTGGATCAAAGAACACATCTCTGGACCTGGCTGA
- the LOC124024592 gene encoding LOW QUALITY PROTEIN: complement C1q tumor necrosis factor-related protein 1-like (The sequence of the model RefSeq protein was modified relative to this genomic sequence to represent the inferred CDS: inserted 1 base in 1 codon): MLGVCLSVLLLLPLATSIPSPSRPPPRLCRRCCDPLQPPESSAAHPAPEVHTYINMTILKGDKGDRGDKGMPGKNGKEGPQGYRGPMGPQGTKGQAGXPGDACKTQHSSFSVGRRKSLHSIDYYQALVFDTVFVNLYEHFNMFKGKFYCFVPGIYFFNVNIHTWNFKETYLHLMHNDKEQVILYAQPSERSIMQSQSVMMDLALNDEVWVRLYKRERENAVYSDDVDVYITFNGYLVAPSVQ, encoded by the exons ATGTTGGGGGTGTGTCTGTCCGTCCTGTTGCTCCTCCCCCTGGCCACgtccatcccctccccctccagacctCCCCCAAGACTATGCAGACGATGCTGCGACCCCCTGCAGCCCCCAGAATCCTCTGCTGCACACCCTGCCC CAGAGGTCCACACCTACATCAACATGACCATACTCAAAG gTGATAAAGGTGACAGAGGAGATAAAGGCATGCCAGGGAAAAATGGTAAAGAAGGTCCCCAAGGTTACCGGGGTCCCATGGGTCCTCAAGGGACTAAGGGCCAGGCGG GCCCGGGAGATGCCTGTAAGACACAGCACTCCTCCTTCTCTGTAGGGAGACGTAAATCCCTCCACAGTATAGACTACTACCAGGCCCTAGTGTTTGACACGGTGTTCGTCAACCTCTACGAGCACTTCAACATGTTCAAAG GTAAATTCTACTGCTTCGTCCCAGGTATCTACTTCTTCAACGTGAACATCCACACGTGGAACTTCAAGGAGACCTACCTCCACCTGATGCACAACGATAAGGAGCAGGTGATCCTGTACGCCCAGCCCAGTGAGAGGTCTATCATGCAGAGTCAGAGTGTGATGATGGACCTGGCGCTGAACGACGAGGTCTGGGTCAGGCTCtacaagagggagagggagaacgccGTCTATAGTGATGACGTGGACGTCTATATTACCTTTAATGGATACCTGGTGGCACCTAGTGTCCAGTGA